A single window of Botrytis cinerea B05.10 chromosome 15, complete sequence DNA harbors:
- the Bcatp1 gene encoding Bcatp1: MFRNALKQSSRTVGAISASGRIATRTAVPATFNAASRSVRSYASDAKASPTEVSSILEQRIRGVQEESGLAETGRVLSVGDGIARVHGMSNVQAEELVEFASGVKGMCMNLEAGQVGVVLFGSDRLVKEGETVKRTGEIVDVPVGMEMLGRVIDALGNPIDGKGPIKTTEKRRAQLKAPGILPRQSVNQPVQTGLKSVDAMVPIGRGQRELIIGDRQTGKTAVALDAMLNQKRWNDGNDETKKLYCVYVAVGQKRSTVAQLVKTLEENDAMKYSIVVAATASEAAPLQYIAPFTGTSIGEYFRDNGKHALIIFDDLSKQAVAYRQMSLLLRRPPGREAYPGDVFYLHSRLLERAAKMNDKLGGGSLTALPIIETQGGDVSAYIPTNVISITDGQIFLEAELFYKGIRPAINVGLSVSRVGSAAQLKAMKQVAGSLKLFLAQYREVAAFAQFGSDLDAATKQTLNRGERLTELLKQKQYSPMAVNEMVPLIYAGVNGHLDSVPVNKILQWEADFISHLKTNESDLLATIDKEGALSKDLEAKLKDVVTSFTKSFV; encoded by the exons ATGTTCAGAAACGCTCTTAAGCAGTCCAGCAGGACGGTGGGCGCAATTTCTGCTTCCGGCAGAATTGCCACG CGAACTGCTGTTCCAGCAACTTTCAACGCAGCATCAAGATCAGTTCGAAGCTACGCATCTGATGCTAAGGCATCCCCCACCGAAGTCTCTTCTATTCTTGAGCAAAGAATTAGAGGTGTTCAAGAGGAGTCCGGTCTCGCCGAGACTGGACGTGTTTTGTCCGTTGG TGATGGTATCGCTCGTGTACATGGTATGAGCAATGTCCAAGCCGAGGAACTTGTCGA GTTCGCTTCCGGTGTCAAGGGAATGTGCATGAACTTGGAAGCTGGTCAAGTCGGTGTTGTGCTTTTCGGTTCTGATCGTTTGGTCAAGGAGGGTGAGACCGTCAAGCGTACCGGAGAGATT GTCGATGTTCCCGTCGGAATGGAGATGCTCGGCCGTGTCATTGATGCTCTCGGAAACCCAATCGATGGTAAGGGACCTATCAAGACTACCGAGAAGCGCCGTGCGCAACTCAAGGCTCCTGGTATTCTCCCACGTCAATCCGTCAACCAGCCAGTCCAAACTGGTCTTAAGTCCGTCGACGCAATGGTACCCATTGGACGTGGTCAACGTGAGTTGATCATTGGTGATCGTCAAACCGGAAAGACTGCTGTTGCTCTCGATGCCATGCTTAACCAAAAGCGTTGGAACGATGGAAACGATGAGACTAAGAAGCTCTACTGTGTCTATGTTGCCGTTGGACAAAAGAGATCCACTGTTGCCCAATTGGTCAAGACTCTCGAGGAGAACGACGCCATGAAGTACTCCATCGTTGTTGCCGCTACCGCTTCTGAGGCCGCTCCTCTTCAATATATCGCTCCTTTCACTGGTACTTCAATTGGTGAATACTTCAGAGACAATGGCAAGCATGCTCTTATCATTTTCGATGATCTTTCCAAGCAAGCTGTTGCCTATCGTCAAatgtctcttcttctccgtcGTCCTCCAGGAAGAGAAGCATACCCAGGTGATGTTTTCTACCTACA TTCCCGACTTCTTGAGCGTGCCGCTAAGATGAACGACAAGCTTGGTGGTGGATCCTTGACTGCTCTTCCCATCATTGAAACTCAAGGTGGTGATGTATCAGCTTATATCCCAACTAACGTTATTTCTATCACTGATGGACAAATTTTCTTGGAGGCCGAACTTTTCTACAAGGGTATTCGTCCAGCCATTAACGTCGGTCTTTCCGTCTCCCGTGTCGGATCTGCTGCCCAACTTAAGGCCATGAAGCAAGTTGCTGGTTCCTTGAAGCTTTTCTTGGCTCAATACCGTGAAGTTGCTGCTTTCGCACAATTCGGTTCCGATTTGGATGCTGCTACCAAGCAAACTCTTAACCGTGGTGAAAGA TTGACCGAGCTcctcaagcaaaagcaatACTCTCCTATGGCTGTTAACGAAATGGTTCCTCTCATCTACGCCGGTGTCAACGGTCATCTTGACTCCGTCCCAGTCAACAAGATTCTCCAATGGGAGGCTGACTTCATCTCACATCTTAAGACCAACGAGTCAGACTTGTTGGCAACAATTGATAAGGAGGGTGCTCTCAGCAAGGACCTTGAGGCTAAGTTGAAGGACGTTGTCACCTCTTTCACCAAGAGCTTCGTCTAA